A stretch of Amycolatopsis balhimycina FH 1894 DNA encodes these proteins:
- the dacB gene encoding D-alanyl-D-alanine carboxypeptidase/D-alanyl-D-alanine endopeptidase, whose protein sequence is MPENDQPMWPSSDEDRSSSGARKTTPMSLPDSPESTGKTPGVPKVTGSEAPKGSWFAPNVPPEPVPGLNVPAEEPAPPPTPAKQDLADRLGSRAPKQPPAAEEPPAAEEPSAAEEPPAVKETPAAEEPAAAKEPPAAEEPPAAKETPAAEPAEEGTQYIQVEQPEQKPAAPASATESTQYIEVKQAPLVPVERDVWPGEQQDRREEPQQQWREELKLWRDEQQRREEQLSRGETPPREEAQSADTPQRTEELRQQRPDAPWAQRLELPDDRTAEPGDRRSALPPEPPRGVVPSASAGSLARPQRIEPDGQRFDAEATIGIERPTQFPGAFQQQPQPRAEQPRGEQPRTEPPAEPPAPPAAETPSAGPPKKRRKGKVIALVVIVLLVLAGAGVAAATPKVANRLGLPWAPNAPKGDLPEPVAATRQLRGPATAGPAPTANGVKSALASAAGNSALGQLTGSVIDPATGTVLWDHNAASPVTPASTTKVLTGAAALLSMDPNTRFSTKIVQGADPGTVILVGGGDPTLTALPIGTDSPLYPGAAHVDDLVAQVKKAHPGVKKVQVDLSLFKGATTAPGWEPGDAPSTFATQISSVMADAGRTDARNNGSQRIANAGSALAGTIASKLSASAGGQATAPKDAKVLAEVKSAPLTELVADMMVLSDDVLAEALTRQVALANGQEASFAGGAAATLKVLKDHSFDVSGVKLSDGSGISTENKIPARALVQVLAAAAAPEGKNPGTAKLRPLLAGLPVAGGSGTLADKRFDTPASQAGRGWVRAKTGTLTAVTTLAGLVLDQDGRVLVFAFMSGGADQDPARDAIDALATSLRKCGCA, encoded by the coding sequence GTGCCGGAAAACGACCAGCCGATGTGGCCTTCGTCGGACGAAGACCGCTCGTCGTCGGGCGCGCGGAAGACCACTCCGATGTCCCTGCCCGACTCGCCGGAGAGCACCGGGAAGACCCCGGGCGTGCCCAAGGTCACAGGCAGTGAGGCCCCGAAGGGTTCGTGGTTCGCGCCGAACGTCCCGCCCGAGCCGGTCCCGGGGCTCAACGTGCCCGCCGAGGAGCCCGCACCTCCGCCGACCCCGGCCAAGCAGGACCTGGCCGACCGGCTCGGTAGCCGCGCGCCGAAGCAGCCCCCGGCGGCGGAGGAACCTCCGGCGGCGGAGGAACCTTCGGCCGCGGAGGAACCTCCGGCGGTGAAGGAGACTCCCGCGGCGGAAGAACCTGCGGCGGCGAAGGAGCCCCCAGCAGCGGAGGAACCTCCCGCGGCGAAGGAGACTCCGGCGGCGGAGCCCGCCGAAGAAGGCACCCAGTACATCCAGGTCGAGCAGCCCGAGCAGAAGCCGGCCGCACCGGCGTCGGCCACGGAGAGCACCCAGTACATCGAGGTGAAGCAGGCGCCGCTGGTGCCGGTCGAGCGCGACGTCTGGCCCGGCGAGCAGCAGGACCGCCGCGAGGAGCCGCAGCAGCAGTGGCGCGAAGAGCTGAAGTTGTGGCGTGACGAGCAACAGCGCCGCGAAGAGCAGTTGAGCCGCGGAGAAACCCCGCCTCGCGAAGAGGCTCAGAGCGCCGACACACCGCAGCGGACGGAAGAGCTCCGGCAGCAACGTCCCGACGCGCCCTGGGCCCAGCGCCTCGAGCTGCCGGACGACCGCACCGCCGAACCGGGCGACCGCCGTTCCGCGCTGCCGCCGGAGCCGCCGCGCGGGGTGGTGCCCTCGGCGTCCGCCGGGTCGCTGGCCCGGCCGCAGCGGATCGAGCCGGACGGGCAGCGGTTCGACGCCGAGGCGACCATCGGGATCGAGCGGCCCACGCAGTTCCCCGGCGCCTTCCAGCAGCAGCCCCAGCCCCGGGCCGAGCAGCCCCGCGGCGAGCAGCCGCGGACCGAGCCACCCGCCGAGCCACCGGCCCCGCCCGCGGCCGAGACGCCGTCCGCCGGGCCGCCCAAGAAGCGGCGCAAGGGCAAGGTGATCGCGCTCGTCGTGATCGTCCTGCTGGTACTGGCCGGAGCGGGCGTCGCCGCGGCGACGCCGAAGGTGGCGAACCGGCTGGGCCTGCCGTGGGCGCCGAACGCGCCCAAGGGCGACCTGCCCGAGCCGGTCGCGGCCACGCGGCAGCTGCGGGGACCGGCGACCGCCGGGCCGGCACCGACCGCGAACGGCGTCAAGTCCGCGCTGGCGTCGGCGGCCGGGAACAGCGCGCTCGGGCAGCTCACCGGCAGCGTGATCGACCCGGCGACCGGGACCGTGCTCTGGGACCACAACGCGGCGTCGCCGGTGACGCCCGCATCGACGACGAAGGTGCTCACGGGTGCGGCCGCGCTGCTCTCGATGGACCCGAACACGCGGTTTTCGACGAAGATCGTGCAGGGCGCCGACCCGGGCACGGTGATCCTCGTCGGCGGCGGCGACCCCACCCTCACCGCGCTGCCGATCGGCACCGATTCGCCGCTGTACCCGGGCGCCGCGCACGTCGACGACCTCGTCGCGCAGGTGAAGAAGGCCCACCCGGGCGTCAAGAAGGTGCAGGTCGACCTGAGCCTGTTCAAGGGCGCGACGACCGCGCCGGGCTGGGAGCCGGGCGACGCGCCGTCCACGTTCGCCACGCAGATCTCGTCGGTGATGGCCGACGCCGGCCGCACGGACGCGCGGAACAACGGGTCCCAGCGCATCGCCAACGCGGGCAGCGCGCTCGCGGGGACGATCGCGTCGAAGCTCAGCGCCTCGGCCGGCGGTCAGGCGACCGCCCCGAAGGACGCCAAGGTGCTGGCCGAGGTCAAGTCGGCCCCGCTCACCGAGCTCGTCGCCGACATGATGGTGCTGTCCGACGACGTCCTCGCCGAGGCGCTGACGCGGCAGGTCGCGCTGGCCAACGGGCAGGAGGCGAGCTTCGCCGGCGGCGCCGCGGCGACCCTCAAGGTGCTGAAGGACCACAGCTTCGACGTCTCCGGCGTCAAGCTCTCCGACGGCAGCGGCATCTCGACGGAGAACAAGATCCCGGCACGCGCGCTGGTCCAGGTCCTGGCGGCCGCGGCGGCGCCGGAGGGCAAGAACCCGGGCACGGCGAAGCTGCGCCCGCTGCTGGCGGGCCTCCCGGTGGCCGGCGGCTCGGGCACGCTCGCCGACAAGCGGTTCGACACGCCGGCGTCGCAGGCCGGCCGCGGCTGGGTACGCGCCAAGACGGGCACGCTCACCGCGGTGACCACCCTCGCCGGGCTGGTCCTCGACCAGGACGGCCGGGTGCTGGTGTTCGCGTTCATGTCCGGCGGCGCCGACCAGGACCCGGCTCGCGACGCCATCGACGCCCTCGCGACCAGCCTGCGCAAGTGCGGTTGTGCGTAG
- a CDS encoding inorganic diphosphatase: protein MDFDVTIEIPKGERNKYEVDHKTGRIKLDRTLFTATQYPADYGFIDDTLGQDGDPLDVMVLVQEPTFPGCLIRCRAIGMFRMTDEKGPDDKVIAVPANDPRLEHLRDIHHMNEFHRLEIQHFFEVYKDLEPGKSVEGSSWVGRTEAEAEIARSYERETDRLAKEAANGGH, encoded by the coding sequence GTGGACTTCGACGTCACGATCGAAATCCCCAAAGGGGAACGCAACAAGTACGAGGTCGACCACAAGACCGGCCGCATCAAGCTGGACCGGACCCTGTTCACGGCCACCCAGTACCCGGCCGACTACGGCTTCATCGACGACACCCTCGGCCAGGACGGCGACCCGCTGGACGTGATGGTGCTCGTGCAGGAGCCCACCTTCCCGGGCTGCCTGATCCGCTGCCGCGCGATCGGCATGTTCCGGATGACCGACGAGAAGGGCCCGGACGACAAGGTCATCGCCGTTCCGGCGAACGACCCGCGCCTCGAGCACCTGCGCGACATCCACCACATGAACGAGTTCCACCGGCTGGAGATCCAGCACTTCTTCGAGGTCTACAAGGACCTCGAGCCCGGCAAGAGCGTCGAAGGCTCCTCCTGGGTCGGCCGCACCGAGGCCGAGGCGGAGATCGCCCGGTCGTACGAGCGCGAGACCGACCGCCTGGCCAAGGAAGCGGCCAACGGCGGCCACTGA